A portion of the Oncorhynchus clarkii lewisi isolate Uvic-CL-2024 chromosome 27, UVic_Ocla_1.0, whole genome shotgun sequence genome contains these proteins:
- the LOC139385563 gene encoding upstream stimulatory factor 1-like isoform X4, with product MKEILFPVDTVKMKGQQKSPDPDESAHVIEEGAVATADDPSAAIATIQSAATFSSEHPIKYLFKTEGAGGQVTYRVIQVSDGQLEAQSDGATAVSVLTGFPAATQPMTQAVFSQSEGLEGDGTETHYTYYPATIADTSPGTMVTSVVQASDTHLSQSTPTGQLYVMMSPQEVLTGANQRSIAPRTQPYNTKSEVPRTSRDDKRRAQHNEVERRRRDKINNWIVTLSKTIPDCNIDPTKSGQSKGGILSKACDYIQELRQNNLRLGDDLSTLERLRMDNQLLRQEVEDWKSKNQILRNQMRQNGIVGTATADAQ from the exons ATGAAGGAGATTCTCTTTCCAGTTGACACTGTGAAAATGAAGGG TCAACAGAAAAGTCCAGACCCGGATGAAAGTGCACATGTCATTGAAGAAG GTGCAGTGGCTACAGCTGATGACCCATCAGCTGCCATCGCCACCATTCAGTCTGCTGCCACCTTCTCCTCAGAGCATCCCATAAAGTATCTATTCAAGACGGAGGGAGCTGGGGGGCAG GTGACATACAGAGTCATCCAAGTGTCTGATGGACAGTTGGAGGCTCAAAGTGATGGAGCCACAGCGGTCAGTGTGCTCACTGGATTCCCTGCAGCCACACAGCCTATGACCCAG GCTGTGTTCTCTCAGTCCGAGGGGTTGGAAGGGGACGGCACTGAGACGCATTACACCTACTACCCTGCCACCATCGCTGATACTTCACCAGGCACCATGGTAACCAGCGTGGTGCAGGCATCTGATACACATCTAAGTCAGAGCACTCCCACTG GGCAGTTGTATGTGATGATGTCCCCCCAGGAAGTGCTGACGGGAGCCAACCAGAGGTCCATTGCACCTCGCACACAACCTTACAACAC AAAATCAGAGGTCCCACGCACTTCTAGAGATGACAAAAGGCGAGCCCAGCACAACGAGG TTGAACGTAGACGCAGGGACAAGATCAACAACTGGATTGTCACGCTCTCAAAGACCATCCCAGACTGCAACATTGACCCTACCAAGTCAGGGCAG AGTAAAGGTGGAATCCTCTCCAAAGCCTGTGACTATATCCAGGAGCTTCGGCAGAACAACCTTAGACTAGGGGATGACCTAAGCACCCTGGAAAGGCTCAGAATGGACAACCAACTACTGAGGCAGGAG GTAGAAGACTGGAAATCCAAGAACCAGATTCTGAGGAACCAGATGCGACAGAATGGCATTGTTGGAACAGCAACGGCAGACGCTCAGTGA
- the LOC139385563 gene encoding upstream stimulatory factor 1-like isoform X1 — translation MKEILFPVDTVKMKGQQKSPDPDESAHVIEEGAVATADDPSAAIATIQSAATFSSEHPIKYLFKTEGAGGQVGELYYPPAGQVTYRVIQVSDGQLEAQSDGATAVSVLTGFPAATQPMTQAVFSQSEGLEGDGTETHYTYYPATIADTSPGTMVTSVVQASDTHLSQSTPTGQLYVMMSPQEVLTGANQRSIAPRTQPYNTKSEVPRTSRDDKRRAQHNEVERRRRDKINNWIVTLSKTIPDCNIDPTKSGQVSISNESKGGILSKACDYIQELRQNNLRLGDDLSTLERLRMDNQLLRQEVEDWKSKNQILRNQMRQNGIVGTATADAQ, via the exons ATGAAGGAGATTCTCTTTCCAGTTGACACTGTGAAAATGAAGGG TCAACAGAAAAGTCCAGACCCGGATGAAAGTGCACATGTCATTGAAGAAG GTGCAGTGGCTACAGCTGATGACCCATCAGCTGCCATCGCCACCATTCAGTCTGCTGCCACCTTCTCCTCAGAGCATCCCATAAAGTATCTATTCAAGACGGAGGGAGCTGGGGGGCAGGTAGGGGAGCTGTACTACCCTCCCGCTGGGCAG GTGACATACAGAGTCATCCAAGTGTCTGATGGACAGTTGGAGGCTCAAAGTGATGGAGCCACAGCGGTCAGTGTGCTCACTGGATTCCCTGCAGCCACACAGCCTATGACCCAG GCTGTGTTCTCTCAGTCCGAGGGGTTGGAAGGGGACGGCACTGAGACGCATTACACCTACTACCCTGCCACCATCGCTGATACTTCACCAGGCACCATGGTAACCAGCGTGGTGCAGGCATCTGATACACATCTAAGTCAGAGCACTCCCACTG GGCAGTTGTATGTGATGATGTCCCCCCAGGAAGTGCTGACGGGAGCCAACCAGAGGTCCATTGCACCTCGCACACAACCTTACAACAC AAAATCAGAGGTCCCACGCACTTCTAGAGATGACAAAAGGCGAGCCCAGCACAACGAGG TTGAACGTAGACGCAGGGACAAGATCAACAACTGGATTGTCACGCTCTCAAAGACCATCCCAGACTGCAACATTGACCCTACCAAGTCAGGGCAGGTCAGTATCAGTAATGAG AGTAAAGGTGGAATCCTCTCCAAAGCCTGTGACTATATCCAGGAGCTTCGGCAGAACAACCTTAGACTAGGGGATGACCTAAGCACCCTGGAAAGGCTCAGAATGGACAACCAACTACTGAGGCAGGAG GTAGAAGACTGGAAATCCAAGAACCAGATTCTGAGGAACCAGATGCGACAGAATGGCATTGTTGGAACAGCAACGGCAGACGCTCAGTGA
- the LOC139385563 gene encoding upstream stimulatory factor 1-like isoform X2, whose protein sequence is MKEILFPVDTVKMKGQQKSPDPDESAHVIEEGAVATADDPSAAIATIQSAATFSSEHPIKYLFKTEGAGGQVGELYYPPAGQVTYRVIQVSDGQLEAQSDGATAVSVLTGFPAATQPMTQAVFSQSEGLEGDGTETHYTYYPATIADTSPGTMVTSVVQASDTHLSQSTPTGQLYVMMSPQEVLTGANQRSIAPRTQPYNTKSEVPRTSRDDKRRAQHNEVERRRRDKINNWIVTLSKTIPDCNIDPTKSGQSKGGILSKACDYIQELRQNNLRLGDDLSTLERLRMDNQLLRQEVEDWKSKNQILRNQMRQNGIVGTATADAQ, encoded by the exons ATGAAGGAGATTCTCTTTCCAGTTGACACTGTGAAAATGAAGGG TCAACAGAAAAGTCCAGACCCGGATGAAAGTGCACATGTCATTGAAGAAG GTGCAGTGGCTACAGCTGATGACCCATCAGCTGCCATCGCCACCATTCAGTCTGCTGCCACCTTCTCCTCAGAGCATCCCATAAAGTATCTATTCAAGACGGAGGGAGCTGGGGGGCAGGTAGGGGAGCTGTACTACCCTCCCGCTGGGCAG GTGACATACAGAGTCATCCAAGTGTCTGATGGACAGTTGGAGGCTCAAAGTGATGGAGCCACAGCGGTCAGTGTGCTCACTGGATTCCCTGCAGCCACACAGCCTATGACCCAG GCTGTGTTCTCTCAGTCCGAGGGGTTGGAAGGGGACGGCACTGAGACGCATTACACCTACTACCCTGCCACCATCGCTGATACTTCACCAGGCACCATGGTAACCAGCGTGGTGCAGGCATCTGATACACATCTAAGTCAGAGCACTCCCACTG GGCAGTTGTATGTGATGATGTCCCCCCAGGAAGTGCTGACGGGAGCCAACCAGAGGTCCATTGCACCTCGCACACAACCTTACAACAC AAAATCAGAGGTCCCACGCACTTCTAGAGATGACAAAAGGCGAGCCCAGCACAACGAGG TTGAACGTAGACGCAGGGACAAGATCAACAACTGGATTGTCACGCTCTCAAAGACCATCCCAGACTGCAACATTGACCCTACCAAGTCAGGGCAG AGTAAAGGTGGAATCCTCTCCAAAGCCTGTGACTATATCCAGGAGCTTCGGCAGAACAACCTTAGACTAGGGGATGACCTAAGCACCCTGGAAAGGCTCAGAATGGACAACCAACTACTGAGGCAGGAG GTAGAAGACTGGAAATCCAAGAACCAGATTCTGAGGAACCAGATGCGACAGAATGGCATTGTTGGAACAGCAACGGCAGACGCTCAGTGA
- the LOC139385563 gene encoding upstream stimulatory factor 1-like isoform X3, with protein sequence MKEILFPVDTVKMKGQQKSPDPDESAHVIEEGAVATADDPSAAIATIQSAATFSSEHPIKYLFKTEGAGGQVTYRVIQVSDGQLEAQSDGATAVSVLTGFPAATQPMTQAVFSQSEGLEGDGTETHYTYYPATIADTSPGTMVTSVVQASDTHLSQSTPTGQLYVMMSPQEVLTGANQRSIAPRTQPYNTKSEVPRTSRDDKRRAQHNEVERRRRDKINNWIVTLSKTIPDCNIDPTKSGQVSISNESKGGILSKACDYIQELRQNNLRLGDDLSTLERLRMDNQLLRQEVEDWKSKNQILRNQMRQNGIVGTATADAQ encoded by the exons ATGAAGGAGATTCTCTTTCCAGTTGACACTGTGAAAATGAAGGG TCAACAGAAAAGTCCAGACCCGGATGAAAGTGCACATGTCATTGAAGAAG GTGCAGTGGCTACAGCTGATGACCCATCAGCTGCCATCGCCACCATTCAGTCTGCTGCCACCTTCTCCTCAGAGCATCCCATAAAGTATCTATTCAAGACGGAGGGAGCTGGGGGGCAG GTGACATACAGAGTCATCCAAGTGTCTGATGGACAGTTGGAGGCTCAAAGTGATGGAGCCACAGCGGTCAGTGTGCTCACTGGATTCCCTGCAGCCACACAGCCTATGACCCAG GCTGTGTTCTCTCAGTCCGAGGGGTTGGAAGGGGACGGCACTGAGACGCATTACACCTACTACCCTGCCACCATCGCTGATACTTCACCAGGCACCATGGTAACCAGCGTGGTGCAGGCATCTGATACACATCTAAGTCAGAGCACTCCCACTG GGCAGTTGTATGTGATGATGTCCCCCCAGGAAGTGCTGACGGGAGCCAACCAGAGGTCCATTGCACCTCGCACACAACCTTACAACAC AAAATCAGAGGTCCCACGCACTTCTAGAGATGACAAAAGGCGAGCCCAGCACAACGAGG TTGAACGTAGACGCAGGGACAAGATCAACAACTGGATTGTCACGCTCTCAAAGACCATCCCAGACTGCAACATTGACCCTACCAAGTCAGGGCAGGTCAGTATCAGTAATGAG AGTAAAGGTGGAATCCTCTCCAAAGCCTGTGACTATATCCAGGAGCTTCGGCAGAACAACCTTAGACTAGGGGATGACCTAAGCACCCTGGAAAGGCTCAGAATGGACAACCAACTACTGAGGCAGGAG GTAGAAGACTGGAAATCCAAGAACCAGATTCTGAGGAACCAGATGCGACAGAATGGCATTGTTGGAACAGCAACGGCAGACGCTCAGTGA